In one Phycisphaerae bacterium genomic region, the following are encoded:
- a CDS encoding small basic protein: MSVDRSLKIKGALERHRNVLTRAERVGKLKDEERWLEGQSVFGLPKIAHRKSHAGKKVKEEAAAVEGAVAGAAPEAPAAAGAKPAAGAAPAGAKPAAAAPSKEKPKGKGKEKG; this comes from the coding sequence ATGTCTGTTGACCGTTCCTTAAAAATCAAAGGTGCTCTGGAGAGACACAGAAATGTTTTAACACGTGCAGAGCGCGTTGGAAAGTTAAAAGACGAAGAGCGATGGCTTGAAGGGCAGTCGGTTTTTGGGCTTCCCAAGATTGCTCACCGCAAGAGCCACGCCGGCAAGAAAGTGAAGGAAGAAGCTGCTGCTGTAGAAGGAGCAGTGGCTGGAGCAGCACCGGAAGCACCGGCAGCGGCAGGAGCAAAGCCGGCGGCAGGAGCAGCACCGGCAGGGGCAAAGCCTGCGGCGGCAGCACCATCTAAAGAAAAACCTAAAGGAAAAGGAAAAGAAAAAGGTTAA